The following are from one region of the Paenibacillus sabinae T27 genome:
- the tilS gene encoding tRNA lysidine(34) synthetase TilS → MAIWNELLESVMDAAAEHGLWEPGDVIVVAVSGGPDSVALLHVLHEISVSRMPLTLICAHVNHGFRAESAEEAELVRSIAEGLGIPFELAELDIPSFMKESGLGPQEAAREKRYEFLLDTARRRGARSIALAHHEGDQAETVLMRLLRGSGLSGLAGMRFKRTEKNVELIRPFLRINKAAILEVCRQRGYRYAEDPSNEQTKYTRNAVRLEVLPFLTGYSPQLGRSLTQLAEIAGAEDDFMEAAAAECFAGNVRQEQGKCTLDRADFTALPSALQRRLIKLILNYLSADTPEIDFPKVESVRRGILQDLPTAWSLDLGRGLTCIRQYNTIYFLSAPLDHQASYVYRVSSPQPRIELGEIGKAITMTLAQRENEAVPRGEGGNLSARFDYKELVFPLMIRSRLPGDTMKVMGLNGSKKVKDIYIDDKIPSTERSRIPLVCDGLGNIVWIPGVRRSVHAAVGDDTDSVLLLSIEDL, encoded by the coding sequence ATGGCCATATGGAATGAACTGTTGGAGTCGGTGATGGACGCTGCAGCCGAGCACGGGCTGTGGGAGCCTGGAGACGTCATTGTAGTCGCAGTGTCCGGAGGGCCGGATTCTGTGGCTCTTTTGCATGTATTGCATGAAATATCCGTAAGCCGGATGCCGCTCACTCTGATTTGTGCGCATGTGAACCACGGGTTCCGCGCGGAGTCGGCAGAGGAGGCTGAGTTGGTGCGAAGTATTGCCGAAGGGCTTGGAATCCCCTTTGAACTCGCCGAACTCGATATTCCTTCTTTTATGAAGGAAAGCGGCCTCGGGCCGCAGGAAGCGGCAAGGGAGAAGCGTTATGAGTTCCTGCTCGATACGGCAAGGCGCCGGGGAGCGCGTTCCATTGCTCTCGCCCATCATGAAGGCGACCAGGCCGAGACGGTGCTGATGCGGCTGCTGCGCGGCAGCGGGCTGTCGGGGCTTGCGGGAATGCGGTTCAAGAGAACCGAAAAAAACGTGGAACTTATCCGTCCTTTTCTTCGTATTAACAAAGCGGCGATTCTGGAGGTGTGTCGGCAGCGGGGCTACCGCTATGCGGAAGATCCCAGCAATGAACAGACGAAGTACACGCGCAACGCGGTCAGGCTGGAGGTACTTCCCTTTCTAACCGGCTACAGTCCGCAGCTGGGCCGATCGCTTACGCAGCTGGCGGAAATCGCCGGCGCGGAGGACGATTTTATGGAAGCGGCGGCCGCCGAATGCTTTGCCGGGAACGTTCGTCAGGAACAGGGCAAATGCACCCTGGACAGAGCTGATTTTACCGCTCTACCCTCCGCTTTACAACGGCGTTTGATTAAACTAATATTAAATTATCTGTCGGCGGATACGCCGGAAATCGATTTTCCTAAGGTTGAATCCGTGAGGCGGGGAATACTGCAGGATCTGCCCACCGCCTGGAGTCTCGATTTGGGCCGCGGCTTAACCTGTATACGGCAGTATAACACCATTTATTTCTTATCCGCTCCTTTGGATCATCAGGCAAGCTACGTGTATCGCGTGTCTTCGCCGCAGCCCCGGATTGAACTGGGGGAGATCGGCAAGGCAATTACGATGACGCTGGCACAGAGAGAGAATGAGGCGGTCCCGAGGGGAGAGGGCGGAAATCTGTCCGCCCGGTTCGACTATAAAGAGCTGGTCTTCCCGCTGATGATTCGTTCCAGATTGCCTGGAGATACCATGAAGGTCATGGGATTAAACGGAAGCAAAAAGGTAAAAGATATTTACATTGATGACAAAATACCTTCTACCGAGCGATCACGCATTCCCCTTGTGTGTGACGGACTTGGCAATATCGTCTGGATTCCGGGTGTTCGCCGCTCTGTCCATGCCGCCGTCGGGGATGACACGGATTCGGTTCTGCTGCTGTCGATTGAAGACCTGTAG
- the hpt gene encoding hypoxanthine phosphoribosyltransferase translates to MQNDIQEILISEDEIQDRIKELGAQLSDVYEGRTPLVICVLKGAFIFMADLVKAISVPVEMDFMAVSSYGATTKSSGVVKIIKDLDVPVDGRDVLIVEDIIDSGLTLSYLIELLRNRNAASVSVVTLFDKPAGRTVSLEADYTGFVIPDEFIVGYGLDYAEKYRNLPYIGVLKPEIYSK, encoded by the coding sequence TTGCAGAACGATATTCAGGAAATTTTGATCAGCGAAGATGAAATTCAAGACAGAATCAAAGAGCTTGGTGCCCAGCTGAGCGATGTATATGAGGGACGCACTCCTTTGGTCATTTGCGTGCTGAAAGGCGCGTTTATTTTTATGGCCGATTTGGTCAAAGCCATTTCAGTGCCGGTCGAGATGGACTTTATGGCCGTATCCAGCTACGGAGCGACAACCAAATCTTCAGGTGTGGTGAAGATCATCAAGGATTTGGACGTTCCGGTCGATGGCCGCGATGTGCTGATTGTCGAGGATATTATCGACAGCGGGCTTACGCTGAGCTATCTGATTGAGCTGCTCCGCAATCGCAATGCCGCTTCGGTTTCCGTCGTGACCCTGTTTGATAAGCCGGCGGGACGTACCGTAAGCCTTGAGGCCGATTACACCGGTTTCGTCATCCCTGACGAGTTCATTGTGGGATACGGACTGGACTATGCCGAAAAGTATCGGAATCTCCCTTATATCGGGGTATTGAAGCCGGAGATTTACTCTAAATAA
- the ftsH gene encoding ATP-dependent zinc metalloprotease FtsH, which produces MNRFIRNSGFYLILFLVVVGIVQFVSNGNEAADFPRYDQLRQELKSNNVKDLTVQFEGNAFLVTGAYKQKPGWAKSESFSTYIPPTDAAINELAEASQNNDIPFTQKKMEGDSIWLTFLSSIIPLVIMFILFFFLFNQAQGGGGKVMNFGKSKARLYNEEKKRVTFEDVAGADEEKQELVEVVEFLKDPRKFAAVGARIPKGVLLVGPPGTGKTLLARAVAGEAGVPFFSISGSDFVEMFVGVGASRVRDLFENAKKNAPCIIFIDEIDAVGRQRGAGLGGGHDEREQTLNQLLVEMDGFGGNEGIIIVAATNRADILDPALLRPGRFDRQITVDRPDVKGREAVLKVHSRNKPLTKDVKLDVIAKRTTGFTGADLENLLNEAALLAARRNRKDISMREVDEAIDRVIVGTEKRSRVISDREKRIVAYHEAGHTIAGYFLEHADMVHKVTIIPRGRAGGYVIMLPKEDRMLVTKQELLDKVTGLLGGRVAEEMFIGEIGTGAYSDFQQATRIVRSMIMEYGMSEKLGPMQFGTSQGQVFLGRDIGHEQNYSDSIAYEIDQEMQRFINECYERCRALLKEHAKEMHLIATTLLEKETLELEEIKELIEQGYLTEDGKPVDSVANEGAEPVIDSIGDVKVRIQGKSEEPHATLGDSPKDIPNNPQQDGEDGNDDGKGGGASLS; this is translated from the coding sequence ATGAATCGGTTCATCCGGAATTCTGGTTTTTATTTGATTTTATTTCTAGTCGTGGTGGGCATCGTTCAATTCGTCAGCAATGGAAATGAAGCCGCCGATTTCCCTAGATATGACCAGCTACGGCAGGAGCTTAAGAGTAACAATGTGAAGGATTTGACGGTTCAGTTCGAAGGCAACGCCTTTTTGGTAACCGGCGCTTATAAACAGAAGCCGGGCTGGGCTAAATCGGAAAGCTTCTCCACATATATTCCTCCTACGGATGCGGCCATTAATGAATTGGCTGAGGCCAGTCAGAATAACGACATTCCATTCACCCAGAAGAAAATGGAGGGTGACAGCATCTGGCTGACCTTCCTTTCCTCGATTATACCGCTCGTCATTATGTTCATCCTGTTCTTCTTCCTGTTCAATCAGGCACAGGGCGGCGGCGGCAAGGTGATGAATTTCGGCAAGAGCAAAGCCCGTCTTTACAATGAAGAGAAGAAGAGGGTCACATTTGAAGATGTTGCCGGAGCTGACGAAGAGAAGCAAGAGCTTGTCGAAGTCGTGGAGTTCCTGAAAGACCCCCGCAAATTCGCCGCCGTTGGTGCGCGTATTCCTAAAGGGGTACTGCTTGTAGGTCCTCCGGGTACCGGTAAAACCTTGCTTGCCCGCGCTGTGGCCGGGGAAGCAGGCGTTCCGTTCTTCAGCATCTCCGGTTCCGACTTCGTTGAAATGTTCGTCGGCGTCGGCGCTTCGCGGGTACGCGACCTGTTCGAGAACGCGAAGAAGAATGCGCCATGTATCATATTCATCGATGAAATCGACGCCGTAGGCCGCCAGCGCGGCGCCGGACTTGGCGGCGGGCATGACGAGCGCGAACAGACGCTCAACCAATTGCTCGTTGAGATGGATGGATTCGGCGGAAATGAAGGCATTATCATCGTCGCGGCTACCAACCGCGCCGACATTCTCGACCCTGCGCTGCTTCGTCCGGGACGCTTTGACCGTCAGATTACGGTCGACCGCCCTGACGTGAAAGGCCGCGAGGCTGTACTGAAGGTCCATTCCCGCAACAAGCCGCTGACCAAGGACGTGAAGCTTGACGTGATCGCCAAGCGCACAACCGGCTTCACCGGCGCGGATCTGGAGAATCTGCTGAACGAAGCGGCGCTGCTCGCCGCCCGCCGCAACCGCAAGGATATCTCCATGCGGGAAGTGGATGAGGCTATCGACCGCGTCATCGTCGGCACTGAGAAGCGCAGCCGCGTAATCAGCGACCGCGAGAAGCGGATCGTCGCTTATCACGAAGCCGGCCATACGATCGCCGGATACTTCCTGGAACACGCCGATATGGTCCACAAGGTGACGATCATCCCGCGCGGACGCGCAGGCGGATATGTCATCATGCTTCCGAAGGAAGACCGTATGCTCGTTACGAAGCAGGAGCTGTTGGATAAGGTAACCGGATTGCTCGGCGGCCGGGTAGCCGAGGAAATGTTCATCGGCGAGATCGGCACAGGCGCTTACAGCGACTTCCAGCAAGCGACCCGCATCGTGCGCAGCATGATTATGGAATACGGCATGAGCGAGAAGCTCGGACCGATGCAGTTCGGCACTTCCCAAGGACAGGTGTTCCTGGGCCGGGATATCGGGCACGAGCAGAATTACAGTGATTCGATCGCTTACGAGATCGATCAGGAAATGCAGCGGTTCATCAACGAATGCTATGAACGATGCAGAGCGCTGCTGAAAGAGCATGCGAAGGAAATGCATCTGATCGCCACCACGCTGCTGGAGAAGGAGACGCTTGAGCTTGAAGAGATCAAAGAGCTGATCGAGCAGGGCTATCTGACTGAAGACGGCAAGCCGGTGGACAGCGTGGCGAATGAAGGCGCAGAACCCGTTATCGATTCCATCGGCGACGTAAAAGTGCGCATTCAGGGCAAATCCGAAGAGCCTCATGCTACACTGGGCGATTCGCCTAAGGACATTCCGAACAATCCGCAGCAAGACGGAGAAGACGGAAATGATGATGGCAAGGGCGGCGGAGCAAGCCTGAGCTAA
- the nadA gene encoding quinolinate synthase NadA → MEALALERKQEQNRELRERLEQLKKERNAIILAHYYQRDEIQEVADFRGDSFLLAQKAAATDAEVIVFCGVHFMGESAKILAPDKTVLIPDERAGCPMADMVNVDGLRKLKAKHPNAKVVTYINSSAEIKAETDICCTSANAVRVIESLDAEEIIWVPDKNLGHYVQEKTGKKLIIWEGYCNTHDMLTVKDVVEMKAKYPNAEFVVHPECRPEVVAMGDFVGSTTAIIDYCKKSDVQEFIVGTEDGTGYQLRKDSPDKSFHFASKFLVCPNMKVNNLKKLVKCLETMKPQIYVPPTVADKARKSLERMLQVR, encoded by the coding sequence GTGGAAGCTCTGGCGCTGGAGCGCAAGCAAGAACAAAACCGTGAACTGCGTGAACGTCTTGAACAGCTTAAGAAAGAACGGAATGCTATCATCTTGGCTCACTATTATCAGCGCGATGAAATCCAGGAGGTTGCTGATTTTCGGGGCGACTCTTTTTTGCTGGCCCAAAAGGCCGCGGCAACGGATGCGGAGGTCATTGTGTTCTGCGGCGTTCACTTTATGGGCGAAAGCGCCAAAATTTTGGCACCTGACAAGACGGTCCTTATTCCCGACGAACGTGCAGGCTGTCCTATGGCCGATATGGTCAATGTGGACGGTCTTCGCAAGCTGAAGGCGAAGCATCCGAACGCCAAAGTGGTCACCTATATCAACTCTTCTGCTGAAATCAAAGCGGAGACGGATATATGCTGTACTTCCGCCAATGCCGTTCGGGTGATCGAGTCGCTGGATGCGGAAGAAATCATCTGGGTTCCGGATAAAAATCTGGGCCACTACGTTCAGGAGAAAACGGGCAAGAAGCTGATCATTTGGGAAGGCTACTGCAACACCCATGACATGCTTACAGTCAAGGATGTCGTGGAAATGAAGGCCAAGTATCCGAATGCGGAGTTCGTTGTTCACCCCGAGTGCCGGCCGGAAGTTGTCGCGATGGGCGACTTTGTCGGCAGCACTACGGCTATTATCGATTACTGCAAGAAATCGGATGTTCAGGAATTTATCGTGGGAACCGAGGACGGCACAGGCTATCAGCTGCGCAAGGACAGTCCCGACAAAAGCTTCCATTTTGCTTCCAAATTCCTGGTCTGTCCCAACATGAAAGTCAACAATCTCAAAAAATTGGTAAAATGCCTGGAGACGATGAAGCCGCAGATCTATGTGCCGCCAACAGTCGCAGACAAAGCCAGAAAATCCCTAGAGCGCATGCTACAAGTCCGGTAG
- the nadB gene encoding L-aspartate oxidase → MIPQYLVDFDLRELPTVETDCIVIGSGIAGLFTAIKASEDRRVILITKKSLMDSNTRYAQGGIAAVIAEDDSPLYHRQDTLMAGAGLCSSSSVDVLVNEGPEGVRELIRLGTLFDQEDGVLALTQEGAHSHRRILHANGDATGYEIVRALAKQVLEHHNIEVWDDHFVIDLITDDGECVGALVQKPHGERLFLKGDATILCSGGAGQLYRYTTNPEVATGDGVAIAYRAGAHIRDMEFIQFHPTALSYPGAPRFLISEAVRGEGAVLRNIKGERFMEKYHELLELAPRDVVARAIVSEMEETKSTFVYLDITHESADMVKHRFPTIYKTCIGYGLDITSDWIPVAPAAHYMMGGIKTDLNGESSIPRLFACGEVSSTGVHGANRLASNSLSEAIVFGGRIVERVRSLPKLKKTDISAGCDQGRQEHPTQAMVERRLKLQKIMVRYVGLRRNEEMLVKGLEELNRQLPIFGGALTKREDYEFANMLICSLLVTESALAREESRGAHYREDFPQRDDEHWRKHLLQIRELGIVEETSDDV, encoded by the coding sequence ATGATTCCACAATATTTGGTTGATTTCGACCTGCGGGAGCTTCCAACCGTAGAAACGGATTGCATCGTCATCGGCTCCGGCATTGCCGGGCTGTTCACAGCGATCAAGGCCAGTGAGGATCGGCGGGTCATTTTGATTACGAAGAAGTCCTTGATGGATAGCAACACGCGTTACGCTCAAGGCGGGATCGCCGCTGTAATCGCGGAGGACGATTCGCCGCTATACCATCGGCAGGACACTTTGATGGCCGGCGCCGGGCTCTGCTCCTCGTCTTCCGTTGATGTGCTGGTTAATGAAGGGCCGGAAGGCGTGCGCGAATTGATACGGCTGGGAACGTTGTTTGACCAGGAGGACGGCGTACTTGCGCTGACGCAGGAAGGGGCGCATAGTCATCGCCGGATTCTGCATGCCAATGGAGACGCAACCGGCTATGAAATCGTACGCGCGCTGGCGAAGCAGGTATTGGAACACCATAATATTGAGGTGTGGGACGACCATTTTGTGATCGATCTGATTACGGATGACGGTGAATGCGTGGGAGCGCTTGTGCAAAAACCGCACGGAGAGCGCCTGTTCCTGAAAGGGGATGCGACGATTCTCTGCTCCGGCGGAGCGGGGCAGTTGTACCGCTATACGACGAACCCCGAGGTGGCGACTGGCGACGGAGTGGCAATCGCTTACCGGGCAGGTGCCCATATCCGCGATATGGAATTTATTCAGTTCCACCCGACGGCCCTCAGCTATCCCGGCGCGCCCCGGTTTCTGATATCGGAGGCGGTGCGCGGCGAAGGGGCGGTGCTGCGTAATATCAAAGGTGAGCGCTTCATGGAGAAATACCATGAGCTGCTTGAGCTTGCGCCCCGCGATGTCGTTGCCCGGGCAATTGTCAGTGAGATGGAAGAAACGAAATCGACCTTTGTCTATCTGGATATTACCCATGAATCCGCGGATATGGTGAAGCACCGGTTTCCGACAATATACAAGACCTGCATCGGCTACGGTCTGGACATAACAAGCGACTGGATTCCGGTCGCACCGGCAGCGCATTATATGATGGGGGGCATCAAGACCGATCTGAACGGGGAGAGCAGCATTCCAAGGCTTTTTGCCTGCGGCGAGGTATCATCCACCGGTGTGCACGGCGCTAACCGGCTGGCCAGCAACTCCCTGTCGGAGGCCATCGTCTTCGGCGGGCGCATTGTTGAGCGGGTCCGCAGCCTGCCGAAGCTGAAGAAGACCGATATATCCGCGGGGTGCGATCAAGGCCGCCAGGAGCATCCGACGCAGGCCATGGTGGAACGGCGCCTGAAGCTGCAGAAGATCATGGTCCGCTATGTGGGACTGCGGCGGAATGAAGAAATGCTGGTCAAAGGACTTGAAGAGCTGAACCGTCAGCTGCCGATTTTTGGGGGAGCGCTGACCAAACGTGAAGATTATGAATTCGCCAACATGCTGATCTGCAGCCTGCTTGTGACGGAATCGGCGCTGGCGCGCGAGGAAAGCAGGGGAGCTCATTACCGCGAGGATTTTCCGCAGCGGGATGATGAGCATTGGCGCAAGCATTTGCTCCAGATTCGCGAACTGGGGATAGTAGAGGAGACAAGCGATGATGTTTAA
- the nadC gene encoding carboxylating nicotinate-nucleotide diphosphorylase, translated as MMFNGYNEQLVQSIKNWLKEDVGSGDVTTLTTIAPGHQSKGIIHAKEEGVVCGIPVAELVFEVVDPSLSFTALVKEGERVAKGTVLAEVEGSTHAILTGERLALNLMQRLSGVATRTATFVQALEGLPAKLVDTRKTTPGHRILEKYAVRIGGGANHRFGLYDAVMIKDNHIKGAGGIKQAVSRARANIPHTMTIEVEAESLEQVEEALAAGADIIMLDNMSLELMMEAVRRIKTKAPHVKTEASGNVSLETVRGIANTGVDVISVGRLTYSFSSLDISLDLNAKKEGGLS; from the coding sequence ATGATGTTTAACGGTTACAATGAACAACTGGTGCAATCGATTAAGAATTGGCTAAAGGAAGATGTCGGCTCCGGAGATGTAACGACGCTGACAACGATTGCGCCCGGACATCAGTCCAAAGGGATCATTCATGCAAAAGAAGAAGGCGTGGTGTGCGGCATTCCCGTCGCGGAGCTGGTGTTCGAGGTGGTCGACCCGAGCCTGTCCTTCACCGCACTCGTGAAGGAAGGAGAACGGGTGGCCAAAGGGACCGTGCTCGCGGAGGTGGAGGGCAGTACTCACGCCATTTTGACCGGGGAGCGGCTCGCTCTGAACTTAATGCAGCGGCTCTCGGGCGTGGCCACGCGGACGGCAACGTTCGTGCAGGCGCTTGAAGGGCTGCCGGCGAAGCTGGTCGACACGCGCAAGACCACGCCGGGGCACCGGATACTGGAGAAATATGCCGTGCGCATTGGCGGCGGTGCCAATCACCGGTTCGGCTTATACGATGCGGTGATGATCAAAGATAATCATATCAAAGGGGCCGGCGGCATCAAGCAGGCAGTCAGCAGAGCCCGGGCCAACATTCCCCATACGATGACGATTGAGGTTGAGGCGGAAAGCCTGGAACAGGTGGAGGAAGCGTTGGCCGCAGGCGCGGATATTATTATGCTCGATAACATGTCCCTTGAATTAATGATGGAGGCGGTGCGCAGAATTAAGACGAAGGCGCCGCATGTCAAGACGGAGGCCTCGGGCAATGTATCGCTCGAAACGGTGCGCGGCATCGCCAACACCGGTGTGGATGTGATTTCTGTCGGCAGGCTTACCTATTCTTTTTCGAGCTTGGATATCAGTCTGGATCTGAATGCGAAGAAGGAGGGCGGCTTGTCATGA
- a CDS encoding type III pantothenate kinase, whose translation MMLAVDIGNTNIVLGVYRQRELLHHFRLSTARQATADEYGIMIYNLFNMSGLSVKNVEGVIISSVVPPLVHVIVEMCLKYIGKEPLVVGPGIKTGLNLRYENPREVGADRIVNAVAAIERYQCPLVVVDFGTATTFDCIDGSANYLGGAIVPGIGISTEALYQRASKLPRIELEKPKKVIGRNTVHAMQAGIIFGYAGQVEGIVRRIKDEMNAPELKVIATGGLAPLIAGETDCIDEVNPMLTLEGLRIIYSRNK comes from the coding sequence ATGATGCTGGCCGTGGATATCGGCAATACAAATATTGTGCTTGGGGTTTACCGCCAGCGGGAGCTTTTGCACCATTTTCGTCTCAGTACAGCGCGTCAAGCGACTGCTGATGAATACGGAATTATGATTTACAATTTGTTCAACATGTCGGGTCTGTCCGTCAAAAATGTGGAGGGAGTCATCATTTCTTCCGTCGTCCCTCCGCTGGTGCATGTGATCGTGGAGATGTGCTTGAAATATATCGGCAAAGAGCCGCTGGTCGTGGGGCCCGGTATCAAGACCGGGCTCAATCTGCGTTATGAGAACCCGCGCGAAGTCGGCGCGGACCGGATTGTTAACGCGGTAGCGGCTATTGAGCGCTATCAGTGCCCGCTGGTCGTCGTCGATTTCGGGACCGCCACGACATTCGACTGTATCGACGGCAGCGCCAATTATCTGGGAGGCGCCATTGTTCCGGGCATCGGCATTTCTACCGAGGCCCTATATCAGCGGGCGTCCAAGCTGCCGAGAATCGAGCTCGAGAAGCCCAAGAAAGTCATCGGCCGAAATACCGTGCATGCGATGCAGGCGGGTATTATTTTCGGCTATGCCGGGCAGGTTGAAGGGATTGTAAGGCGGATCAAGGACGAGATGAACGCCCCGGAGCTGAAGGTCATTGCCACAGGCGGACTGGCGCCGCTAATTGCCGGCGAGACGGATTGCATTGACGAGGTTAACCCGATGCTTACGCTGGAAGGACTGCGCATTATTTACTCGCGAAATAAATAA